A genomic region of Phragmites australis chromosome 2, lpPhrAust1.1, whole genome shotgun sequence contains the following coding sequences:
- the LOC133901066 gene encoding protein MALE DISCOVERER 1-like yields the protein MRMKVLEYAPNGTLYEHLHVEEFDLIDWNGRLRVVMGVAYCIQYMHELNPPITHPNLKSSAILLSEDGAAKIADMSVWQEVYSRGNMPQNDDFVDHHEPVAADPAGNICSFGLLMLEIISGKPPYSEHKGSLANLALECIRDDQSMSCLLDPTLNAHKEKELEIICELIQDCIHSYPKERPSMREVATRLREVIAITPEAATLRLSPLWWAELEILSVEES from the exons ATGAGGATGAAGGTGTTGGAATATGCGCCCAATGGAACACTGTACGAACATCTCCATG TTGAGGAATTTGATCTTATTGATTGGAATGGTAGGCTGAGGGTAGTTATGGGAGTAGCATACTGTATCCAGTACATGCATGAGCTCAACCCTCCTATAACACACCCTAACTTAAAGTCAAGTGCCATATTGCTATCTGAGGATGGAGCTGCAAAG ATAGCAGACATGAGCGTTTGGCAAGAAGTATACTCCAGAGGAAATATGCCCCAGAATGATGACTTTGTTGATCACCATGAGCCAGTAGCTGCTGATCCAGCTGGGAATATATGCAGTTTTGGTCTGCTCATGCTGGAAATCATCTCAGGAAAGCCTCCATATTCCGAACACAAGGGCTCCCTTGCAAACTTG GCTTTGGAGTGCATTAGGGATGACCAGAGCATGTCTTGTTTACTTGATCCTACCTTGAATGCTCACAAAGAAAAGGAGCTAGAAATCATTTGCGAGTTGATCCAGGATTGCATCCACAGCTATCCGAAAGAGAGACCAAGCATGAGAGAAGTCGCCACTAGATTGAGAGAAGTAATAGCGATTACACCGGAGGCGGCAACGCTGAGGTTATCTCCACTTTGGTGGGCAGAGCTTGAGATCCTTTCAGTTGAAGAAAGCTAG